The Verrucomicrobium spinosum DSM 4136 = JCM 18804 DNA segment CTGATCCATGAGCCGCCGCCGCCACAAGACTGAGGAGCTTCTCCTGATTCCCTTCCTGGACATTCTGTGTTCCCTGATTGGGGTGCTGATCCTCATCATCGTGGTGCTGTGCGTGGCCCAGTCCCAGCAGACCAACGGACGCACGCCGGAAGAACTGGCGATGTCCAAGGAGTTCGTGGAGCTTCAGAAGAAGCAGAAGGAAGACGTCAGCACGGAGACGCTTATCAAGGAAAAACTCGCCGCCTTGGAGAAGCTCAAGAAAGAGCTCCAGGAAAAAGAGGAGCGGTCGGCCAAGCTGCGCAAGCTCCTAAGCACCGGGGCGGACATTCAAAAGATGAACGAGGAGTTGAGCCAGAACCTGATGAAGGAACTCGACAATCTTCTCCTCGAAATCGAAGGCCTCACCAAGACTCAGACGGAGATGAAAAAGGAGATCGCGGTGCTCATGGAAGAACTCAAGAAGCTCCAGATCCCGCCGGACAAAAAGCCCCCGCCAGTGATGGTGCAACCGGGCGGTTCCGGTTTGGCAAAGGGCTCCAAGGTCTTCTTTGTTGAAGCGGGTGGTGGTCGTATCATCATTTATTGGGATGCCAAGCAGCGCACGCAGGTGAGTGCATCCGCTGAAGTCATCGTGGCAGATGCAGCCTACAATCACTTCCTCAAAGAGGTGAAGAACGTGCCCAACTCCAAGATCATCTTCCTCATGAGGGATGATGGCACGGGGGCTTTCAATAACGCGGCAGGTTGGGCCCAGACGACCTATAATTATCAAGTCACCCAGATCGGGAAACTGCTGCTTCCGGGCCGTGGCGATGTGGACCTCCAGATGTTCAAGGATTTCCTCGGCACCCTGCCTCCGCCACCGGAGGCCAAGCTCATGCCCCCCGCTGGTGCCGCTCCTGCGGCGGCACCGAAGCCAGCAGCTGCCGCTGCTCCTGCTGCATCCGCAATGGCCCCTGCTCCTGTCGCAGGAGCCCAGCCCCCCAAGCCTTAAGCCCAGTCTGATCGAAGCCTCAGCCCCTTACTGCCATGGCCAAACGCAGAGAAGCTCATGACGAAGAATTGCCCTTCGTCGCCCTCATGGACACCATGACCAACGTGGTGGGCGTGTTGATCATCGTGCTGGTGATGATCGGCATCAGCCTTGCCCAAGCGGTGCGCAAGGTGCTTTCTGATCTGCCGCCCGTCACCAAAGAACAGCTGGAAGAGCTGAAGAAGGTGGTGGTCAAGGATACCCCCAAGGAAGATCCCAAGAAGCTTGAGGAAGAGATGAAGGAGACTCAGCAGGCTCTCAAAAAGGCCAGCGAGGAACTCAAGACCATGGATCTTTCCATGGATAAGAGCTCGCCCAAGCACATGGACTTGGACGAGTTGCGCAAGCAGCTTGAGGAGCGCAAGAAGGTGCGCGACACCAGCAAGGAAGAGGTGGACAAGCTCCTGGCCGAAGTGGACAAGCTCAAGAAAGCGATTGATTCCACGCCGCGGTACGTGCCACCGCCCGCGACAGTGGTGAAGTTGCCCAATCCACGTGAAATTCCTGAAAATGCCACGGTACAGCGCTTCATCGTCACTGGCGGCAAGGTGTACTATCTGAACGACATTGAGTTCATGAAGTACGTCGTGCAGGAAATCGAGAAGAATCAGAAGAGTCTCGTCTTCGGTGAAGTGCCCGTGAAAGACACGTTTGGCAATCCGGTCATGGAGAAGGTGCGCGGCAAGGATGTGCCCAAGATGAAGACCGTGTTCGACCAGAAGAAGATTGTTCAACATTTCGTGAACCTTCGGCTTCCAGTGCGTGATCTGAAAATGGAACTGGTGGAGGCACCCAACGCCCCTCGTATGCCCATGCGACTGACCCCCAATCCCCAAGGAGGGGAAGGCATTGAGCAGTTCAAGAACCCCGCTTCCACGTATCAACGTGCGGTCCGCAAATTTAAAAGCGAGCCCAACACCGTGATGTGGTTCTATGTGTTTAAGGATTCGGTGGAAGCCTTTCTTGCCGCTCGTGACTATGCTGACACCGAAGGTGTGCCTGTGGTGTGGGAGCTCTACGGCAATCCCTTCTATCAGAGGAACGTGGCTGAGTTCGAGGTGAACTTCACCCCGCCCAAGCCGCAACCGCCTCCGCCACCTGGTACAGTGAAGATCGCTGCACCGAAGATGACGGCGGACTGATGACCGCCCGGTGTGCGGGAGAGGAAAGGCCAAAGACTTCTGCTGCTGGGACGACGAGGAGTCGTCCCAGTTTGCGTTTGGGCGCGATGTCGATTGACCCGCCTGAAGGCCGGAACTCCAACCACGGTGCGGGCATTGAAGGAAGTATTCGAGTCCATCTCGCTGTTCGAGATTTCACATCATCAGGAGCAAAGCGTACCCAAAATACGCAACGGCGTTCGAAGCAGCGTTGGAGTTTCGTCCCGCATGCGGGACCAATGCCATCAGGGAAAACGCATTGTCTTGCTGTTTTGCCTTCGCGCGCCTCGGAGCCGCGATGGTGCAACCGCCACGACTGTAACTGGTGAGCCCCATTCAGAAGGGCCGAAAGTCCGGGTTCATACCAGCCTGGGGCAACGCCCCAGGGATAGATGGCCAAACTACCCATGAGGGCTGTAGGCCCGGTGTCATCAAGTCTGCCTATGACGAGCATCCCTGAATGACGTCGGGCCTACAGCCCTCAACATCTAAAACGAGCGCCTACCTTGGGCGTTGCCCAAGGCTGCAATGATGCCGGACCTTCGGCCCTCAATGCTTTCACAAAAGGGAGATGCTCGACACTTTCCGCAATCCAACACGTTCCCCTCCGCTCCCACTACCGACGGGGACCGTCGGACTACACCCTGCGCCCCGCCACAGGGTTGGAGTTGCGCTTTTAGACCAATGCCATCAGGGAAAGCTGGCGAGGTTTTACAAACAGGAGGCCAAGCGTGGAGTAAGCGAGCCGTTTACTGATGGCTCTGTCATAGAGACGGCGCTTGAGAATGAGGGCTAGCAGAGTCATCGCGGCTGGCTCCGGTAATGAGACTTCCCAACAGGGGCCCTACGGCGAGCGAAGCGCAGTAGAATGCCAAATTGGCATTGATGGGGAGAAGCCGGGCTATGAATACAATGAACCGCTCCGCGAGCTGCACAACGGGTCGTGTGGCTGCCACCACCATGACCACCAGCACAAATTTGGGTTCAGTGAAGTTGAGTCCCTCTATATAGTGCACCGCTTCTGCGACAGAGCGGTTGAAGGCGGCGATTCCCACAAAAAGAGCTGCTGCCCAAAGGCCGAAGACGACTTCTGTTTCGGCCAGGAAGTGCAGGGCGTTTTCACGCACGGACCCTTTGGGATAGCGGTGTGCCCAGTGCGCGAAGCGCTTCACGCAGAAAGTATGGACGACGGCCAGGGCGAAGATGGCAGTGGCGAGGATCTCGTCAGGAGTGGGGTTCATGGATGGAGGCACGGAGTCAGATCACGAATGGCGACCCTACCACCCAAACTGTGTCACTCCTGGTCGGAACACGCCCAGACCAGAAACCTTTCCAAGGTGTATAGTTTCCTGCGAATCGAAGTCAACCGAGAGCGGAGACCGTGACAGGATTTCGATCCCAGCGAGACGATAGCTTCAGTCTGATGGAGGGGCTATTTGGGCCAGATATAGCCCAGATAGACGAAATAGGATAGCAACAGGACTCCTCCCTCCCAGCGGCGGATGATCAGGCCGCTCCAGAGCATGGGGATCATCAAGACTGCCACGGCGGTCATGTAGATCAGGTCGAGCTGGCTGATGCCGGGCCCATGCAAAGGTGTGGCCAAGCCCGAGATGCCGAGAATGGCGAACAAATTGAAGATGTTGGAGCCAATGATGTTGCCCACGGCGACATCTGCTTGTTTACGAAGGGCAGCGACGACGGATGACGCCAGCTCGGGAAGGCTGGTGCCTGCGGCGACAATGGTGAGTCCGATGATGGCCTCTGGTACTTGAAGCGTTCTGGCGATGTTGACCGCCCCCGACACAAAGGCCTGCGAGCCGCAGGCCAGAGTGAGAAGCCCACCCCCGATCAGCAGGATGATCATGGCGATACTGAGCTGAGGCTTCGCCTCGACATCGATCATCTCCTGGGCAAATTCCTCTTTCACTTCGCGTGAGGCCTGCCGTTTGGCCAGCCAGATATTCAGCGCCAAGTAGAGGATGATAAGGATGACAAATCCCGCGGCCTCACCTTGTGACACTGTCCGGTCTGAGAAAGCCCAGAGGAACAGAAGGGTTGCCA contains these protein-coding regions:
- a CDS encoding putative Na+/H+ antiporter, whose product is MTLLALILKRRLYDRAISKRLAYSTLGLLFVKPRQLSLMALV
- a CDS encoding putative Na+/H+ antiporter, whose amino-acid sequence is MNPTPDEILATAIFALAVVHTFCVKRFAHWAHRYPKGSVRENALHFLAETEVVFGLWAAALFVGIAAFNRSVAEAVHYIEGLNFTEPKFVLVVMVVAATRPVVQLAERFIVFIARLLPINANLAFYCASLAVGPLLGSLITGASRDDSASPHSQAPSL
- a CDS encoding calcium/sodium antiporter; translation: MILSWSLIGIGLLALYFGAEWLVRGATSLALKLGMSPLIAGLTVVAFGTSSPELVVSLTASLGGQGDIALGNVVGSNIFNIAFILAVTALIVPLKVQFQLLKFDTPFMVVATLLFLWAFSDRTVSQGEAAGFVILIILYLALNIWLAKRQASREVKEEFAQEMIDVEAKPQLSIAMIILLIGGGLLTLACGSQAFVSGAVNIARTLQVPEAIIGLTIVAAGTSLPELASSVVAALRKQADVAVGNIIGSNIFNLFAILGISGLATPLHGPGISQLDLIYMTAVAVLMIPMLWSGLIIRRWEGGVLLLSYFVYLGYIWPK